Proteins encoded by one window of Paenibacillus urinalis:
- a CDS encoding enhanced serine sensitivity protein SseB: MNEKRKDELGRRFLLSPYILIDECNELEIQELIFLIHSGKHLKTKEAAPAKQLDDRISLLFNVLHEKVRDAEALYIAYEKKTNYPYIDAEDRIWMFSTEEYALHAADYFMQQQLMLEMKRVGREDLMKMFGELHMLGLRKILVDNGQYHTLLDRDELLRPPDFGDTPEINIPVTNPDLQHAIIRFFQFIGTRRSGEGAKQLAKEFEAKMLYEVIRAKYLVPMQLEEKVPSTPDEQGRKTIKEGARIQFAVLGGEGDSKWLPVFTDWKEFEKAYDKKVWSSNIATYDDIVAISARMNGIVVNCRGIPIPIHEKNKQMIEAYRQELASAAAEASKEAPTEAVQESNTDDVPIEATSDAPDRTSDAVPDEVSNQAPNDASAGAQNDSQADRETENTTNIGAQNESAAPDETKHSPSAAAIEEVQVPQGTTLRIGEPNEVPEPLADSLKACLKKQKGVKKAYLKWMIKGEEQSYLLIVDFEGSQEELFRDIAQAATPHLNGSLLDIADSNGWAAEHVRGAEPFYKKKRFGFI; the protein is encoded by the coding sequence ATGAACGAGAAACGAAAGGACGAATTAGGAAGAAGGTTTTTGCTAAGCCCCTATATTTTAATAGATGAGTGCAATGAACTGGAAATACAAGAACTGATCTTTCTCATTCATTCAGGTAAACACCTCAAGACAAAAGAGGCAGCCCCAGCCAAGCAGCTGGATGATAGAATCAGCCTGTTATTTAACGTGCTGCACGAGAAAGTAAGAGACGCAGAAGCGTTATACATAGCCTATGAGAAGAAGACGAATTACCCTTACATTGATGCAGAGGATCGCATCTGGATGTTCTCAACAGAGGAATATGCATTGCATGCAGCCGATTATTTCATGCAGCAGCAGCTGATGCTGGAGATGAAGCGGGTTGGCAGGGAAGATCTGATGAAGATGTTTGGCGAGCTTCACATGCTTGGGCTGCGAAAAATACTCGTAGATAATGGGCAGTACCATACCTTGCTGGATCGGGATGAACTGCTGCGACCACCGGACTTTGGCGATACACCTGAGATTAATATTCCTGTAACCAATCCAGATTTGCAGCATGCCATTATTCGCTTCTTTCAATTCATTGGCACCAGACGGAGCGGAGAAGGAGCAAAACAGCTGGCCAAGGAATTTGAGGCCAAAATGCTGTATGAAGTGATTCGTGCCAAGTATCTAGTCCCGATGCAGCTGGAGGAAAAAGTGCCTTCTACGCCGGATGAGCAGGGCAGAAAGACAATCAAGGAAGGTGCGCGAATCCAATTTGCCGTACTGGGCGGCGAGGGCGATTCGAAATGGCTGCCAGTATTTACAGATTGGAAAGAATTTGAGAAGGCTTACGATAAGAAGGTGTGGAGCAGCAACATTGCTACATACGATGACATCGTGGCGATATCGGCAAGAATGAATGGAATTGTCGTGAATTGCAGAGGGATTCCGATTCCCATCCATGAGAAAAATAAACAGATGATTGAGGCGTACAGACAGGAACTTGCTTCGGCTGCAGCTGAAGCTTCTAAGGAAGCGCCAACCGAGGCTGTACAAGAGAGTAATACAGATGATGTGCCAATCGAAGCAACGAGTGACGCTCCAGATCGAACATCTGATGCAGTGCCGGATGAGGTGTCGAACCAAGCTCCGAATGATGCATCAGCAGGAGCACAAAATGATAGCCAAGCTGATCGCGAGACGGAGAATACCACTAACATTGGAGCTCAGAACGAAAGTGCAGCCCCAGATGAGACGAAGCATTCACCTTCTGCTGCGGCAATAGAGGAAGTGCAGGTCCCTCAAGGAACAACGCTGCGGATTGGTGAACCTAATGAGGTGCCAGAACCTCTCGCCGACTCGTTAAAGGCTTGTCTGAAGAAGCAGAAGGGCGTTAAGAAGGCCTACTTGAAATGGATGATAAAGGGAGAGGAACAAAGCTATCTCCTCATCGTCGATTTCGAGGGGAGCCAGGAGGAGCTGTTCAGAGACATTGCTCAAGCAGCCACGCCTCATCTGAACGGATCATTGCTTGATATTGCCGATAGCAATGGCTGGGCTGCAGAGCATGTCAGGGGTGCAGAGCCATTTTATAAGAAGAAACGGTTTGGATTTATTTGA
- a CDS encoding glycosyltransferase yields the protein MSRRLEHLIKKQGVSIITCTNRDSYLSQLFLNYSRQLHAKKELIIVVNNDQIPLEPYKRQAKKYKNVQVFRLPERRSLGACLNYAFKKTKYNFIAKFDDDDYYAPHYLTDGLLSFHKSKADVLGKRAHYMYLKGSKTLILRFPQDENKTVSILPGATLMMKRKVLSQVSFPDQNVGEDDLFCLRSKKKGFKVYSGGRFNFAAIRRKNSSGHTWIIDEEQMIAHNKQIPGVHHFKKFVKRKPKGL from the coding sequence GTGAGCAGAAGACTAGAGCATCTCATAAAAAAGCAAGGGGTATCCATCATTACCTGCACGAATCGAGATAGCTATCTGTCACAGCTGTTTCTCAATTACAGCAGGCAGCTTCACGCTAAAAAGGAACTGATTATCGTCGTCAATAATGACCAAATTCCTCTGGAACCTTATAAACGCCAGGCCAAAAAGTATAAGAATGTGCAGGTCTTTCGGCTTCCCGAGCGTCGCTCGCTTGGTGCCTGCCTCAATTATGCATTCAAAAAGACCAAGTACAACTTCATTGCAAAGTTTGACGACGATGATTATTATGCTCCCCATTATCTCACGGATGGCCTTCTCTCGTTTCATAAGAGTAAAGCCGATGTGCTCGGTAAACGGGCCCATTACATGTACTTGAAGGGATCCAAAACCTTGATCCTCCGCTTTCCACAGGATGAGAACAAAACCGTATCCATACTGCCTGGAGCTACGCTGATGATGAAACGGAAGGTACTGTCACAGGTATCCTTTCCCGATCAGAACGTAGGAGAGGATGATCTATTTTGTCTGCGCAGCAAAAAGAAAGGCTTCAAGGTGTATTCTGGTGGCAGATTCAACTTTGCTGCCATCCGCCGAAAGAACTCTTCTGGACATACCTGGATCATCGATGAAGAGCAAATGATTGCCCATAACAAACAGATCCCCGGCGTTCATCATTTCAAGAAATTCGTTAAGCGCAAGCCAAAGGGGTTGTAG
- a CDS encoding MerR family transcriptional regulator, whose translation MEVGRYPLYKTSEIASLASVHPNTVRVYEEWGYISPVPRLTNGYRVYSDIHLFQMKIARILFQCEIVQGDIRNKAREIVTASGKEQFPQALSLTHEYLSHLKNEYQHALLAAKAVEKWLHADVPTGDKTYSRTEAAHILGVTTEALRNWERNGLIVIPRLENGHRIYGEKELSRLQIIRGLRSAHYSLQAILRLLRKLDQRPTDVITILNSPSDDEDIVSVTDRLTESLLEAIQGAQSAIKLFNEHQHLYES comes from the coding sequence ATGGAAGTAGGTCGTTATCCGTTGTACAAGACCTCAGAGATTGCCTCTCTCGCCTCTGTGCATCCCAATACGGTAAGAGTCTATGAGGAATGGGGATACATCTCTCCTGTTCCTCGGCTTACCAATGGGTACCGTGTATATTCAGACATTCATCTCTTTCAGATGAAGATTGCGCGAATTCTGTTTCAATGTGAGATTGTACAAGGCGACATCCGTAATAAAGCAAGAGAGATTGTTACCGCTTCTGGGAAGGAACAATTCCCACAGGCGTTAAGTCTGACTCACGAGTATCTATCCCATCTAAAAAACGAATATCAGCATGCTCTGCTCGCTGCAAAAGCCGTAGAGAAATGGCTGCATGCGGATGTTCCAACAGGAGATAAGACATACTCACGAACAGAAGCAGCACATATATTAGGGGTTACGACAGAAGCGTTAAGAAACTGGGAACGCAATGGACTGATTGTGATCCCGCGACTTGAGAACGGACACCGTATTTATGGGGAAAAAGAATTATCCAGGCTGCAAATTATTCGGGGACTAAGAAGCGCACACTACTCTCTCCAAGCCATTCTCCGTTTGCTTCGCAAGCTGGACCAGCGACCCACAGATGTTATTACCATCCTTAATTCCCCTTCGGATGATGAGGATATTGTATCAGTAACTGATCGCCTCACTGAGTCTCTGCTTGAAGCCATTCAAGGAGCACAATCTGCAATCAAGCTCTTTAATGAACATCAGCATCTCTATGAATCATGA
- a CDS encoding ABC transporter ATP-binding protein → MVLNVKNLSVTYGSALAVNHISFELESGKVLGLLGANGAGKSSTISAVLGMEKSQYDELAILGKSPIKERKHVFQEVGVQLQSTQFQENITVQDSCRQWKSLYQQTADINELLRIFGLEDKSDQLVKTLSGGERQRLAVLLALIHQPKLVFLDELTTGLDTRARRMLWNRLLDMKQQGMAMVLTSHYMDEVEILCDEILILHKGNTVFQGTIPEALELSGTQSLEEAYLHFAGTEGDIY, encoded by the coding sequence ATGGTACTAAACGTCAAAAATTTATCTGTTACCTACGGCTCTGCTCTAGCCGTCAATCATATCAGCTTCGAACTTGAATCAGGCAAGGTGCTTGGGCTGCTCGGAGCTAACGGTGCCGGTAAATCTTCAACCATTTCCGCTGTTCTAGGCATGGAGAAGAGCCAGTATGACGAGCTCGCCATTCTAGGCAAATCCCCGATCAAGGAGAGGAAGCATGTTTTTCAAGAGGTTGGTGTCCAGCTGCAATCTACGCAGTTTCAGGAAAACATAACCGTTCAGGACTCATGCCGCCAGTGGAAGAGCTTATACCAACAAACGGCAGATATCAACGAGTTACTACGTATATTTGGACTCGAGGACAAATCAGATCAGCTCGTCAAAACACTCTCCGGTGGGGAACGGCAAAGACTCGCTGTTCTTCTTGCGCTCATTCACCAGCCTAAGCTGGTATTTCTTGATGAGCTGACGACAGGTCTGGATACTCGAGCACGCCGCATGCTCTGGAATCGACTGCTGGATATGAAACAACAAGGGATGGCAATGGTTCTTACTTCACACTACATGGATGAGGTGGAGATCCTGTGCGATGAAATCCTTATTCTTCATAAAGGAAATACCGTATTTCAAGGGACGATACCTGAAGCGCTTGAGCTCAGCGGTACGCAATCATTAGAAGAGGCATATTTACATTTCGCAGGAACAGAGGGGGACATCTACTGA
- a CDS encoding ABC transporter permease, which produces MNSFMTFFKIEAKLVWKSIDILIFGILFPIILGSIFGYTLSKDSAGSGASNFDLSYASVITIGILATGVMGLSLTLADYRHRGILQRLQVTPVSPLQIVIAQGLVQMIAAVISFIGVTLVYLFAFGYELQGSWPLFLISYLYVLISMFSIGTLIGSLVRDTKSANLWSSAAYFSMLLFSGATIPYEIMPSFLQWGMDVFPLAHGIHLLKDVSTGADLSNSLLHIGILGMCIILSMGITIRYFRWK; this is translated from the coding sequence ATGAATTCATTTATGACATTCTTTAAAATTGAAGCAAAGCTCGTCTGGAAGAGTATCGACATTCTCATCTTCGGGATTTTATTCCCCATTATACTTGGGTCTATATTTGGCTATACATTGAGTAAAGACAGTGCTGGGAGCGGTGCGTCCAACTTTGATCTGTCGTACGCCTCGGTCATAACGATTGGTATACTGGCAACCGGGGTGATGGGCTTGTCCCTGACGCTTGCCGATTATCGTCACCGGGGAATTCTGCAGAGGCTGCAGGTTACACCGGTATCCCCTCTTCAGATTGTCATTGCTCAAGGACTTGTTCAGATGATCGCAGCTGTCATTTCATTTATTGGCGTTACACTCGTTTACCTCTTTGCGTTTGGCTATGAACTTCAGGGCTCCTGGCCGTTGTTCCTGATATCTTATTTATATGTTCTTATATCCATGTTCAGTATTGGCACACTGATTGGCAGCCTTGTTCGGGATACCAAGTCCGCCAACCTCTGGAGCTCAGCAGCCTACTTCTCGATGCTGTTATTCTCAGGAGCAACCATTCCGTATGAGATTATGCCATCTTTTCTGCAATGGGGAATGGATGTGTTTCCGCTTGCCCATGGCATTCATTTATTAAAGGACGTAAGTACAGGAGCCGATCTCTCAAACAGTCTCCTGCACATTGGAATTCTAGGAATGTGTATCATCCTCTCTATGGGGATCACGATTCGATATTTTAGATGGAAGTAG
- a CDS encoding glycosyltransferase, producing the protein MSLKELSSKQAVSIITCTKRRYCMDNLINNFLRQRYKHKELIIILNHHHLKIEEYKAAVKQYRNIKIYSQPEQVSLGHCLNYGVQMAKHPYIAKFDDDDYYAPSYLADSMRTLQKSQADIVGKRAHFMYLSSRKLVLHRYHKLTECYVSQVQGATLLVKREVFDTVSFPDQTQGECVKFCALCRKKGFKIYSGNPYHFFAVRRKGSKDHTWIVSDQELMSRGDRILKLDHIKKFVSRR; encoded by the coding sequence ATGTCCCTGAAGGAGCTTTCTTCGAAACAAGCGGTGTCAATCATCACCTGTACAAAAAGACGATACTGTATGGATAATTTAATTAACAATTTTCTCAGGCAGCGCTACAAGCATAAAGAGCTGATTATCATTTTGAATCACCATCATTTGAAGATCGAGGAGTATAAAGCAGCGGTTAAACAATATCGTAATATCAAAATTTACAGTCAACCAGAGCAAGTAAGCTTGGGGCACTGTCTGAATTATGGAGTCCAGATGGCGAAGCATCCCTATATCGCAAAGTTTGATGATGACGACTACTATGCGCCGAGCTATCTTGCCGACAGTATGCGTACCTTGCAGAAGTCCCAAGCTGACATTGTGGGCAAGCGAGCTCATTTTATGTACTTGAGCAGCCGTAAGCTCGTGCTTCATCGATATCACAAGCTCACGGAATGCTACGTATCTCAGGTGCAGGGAGCCACACTGCTCGTGAAGCGTGAAGTTTTTGATACCGTAAGCTTTCCGGACCAGACACAAGGCGAATGTGTGAAGTTCTGCGCTCTTTGCCGCAAGAAAGGCTTCAAGATATATTCAGGGAATCCCTATCACTTCTTTGCTGTACGAAGAAAGGGCTCCAAGGATCATACATGGATCGTTAGTGACCAGGAGCTGATGTCTAGAGGAGACCGAATACTAAAATTGGATCATATCAAAAAATTCGTAAGCCGCCGCTGA